From Arachis hypogaea cultivar Tifrunner chromosome 3, arahy.Tifrunner.gnm2.J5K5, whole genome shotgun sequence:
aagaagaagaagaagtggaagaagatgaggatgaggaagatgaagagttttgaattatgcagaacttatcagcacatatacaccgaaaattcttaaacaatacaatcaaatatcttcgtgttacacctaaatttgctgcaaatacagaaaaatattttctctaatgctgcattttttttttcttctttttttccttatttctttctttcttttagttgaatgaatataagttcatcatctttgaagtaattttgcagtattatgtgtttcttcttcttctttgtttgattttttaatttttattcttgttaagagagtaaaaaagaagaaacttgagaaggtaaaacaaaaaaaagatgaaaaagaaaaaaagatgaagaagatggtgatgatgatgaaaagaagaagaagaagtagcagaagatgaggaggaggaagatgaagagttttgaattatgcataacTTATTTgtacacatacaccgaaaattcttaaacaatacacccaaatatcttcgcgttacacccaaatatcttcgtgtttcacccaaatttactgcaaatacaaaaaaatatttcctctaatgttacatttttttcttctttttttcttatttctttctttattttagttgaatgaatgtaatttcatcctctttcaagtaattttgtaccattatttatttttttcttctttgtttgattgttttatttttattcttattaaaagagtaaaacaagaagaaattagagaaaataaaataaaaaaaagatgaataaaaaaaagatgatgatgatgatgatgatgataatgatgatgatgaaaatgaagaagaagaagcaggagAAGATGAGGAGAGGgagaaaaagagttttgaattatgcagaacttatcagtacacatacaccgaaaatttttaaacagtacactcaaatatctttgtGTTAGACCCAAATTTGttgaaatacagaaaaatattttcttgaatgcagaacttttacattatattcaattcaaaccaCTAACGATGAACAATAATGTtcacaaacaaaaatattattcatctacataatcataaactactaacgaaaacaTTAACTAGAATTGAATCACACCTCAGCCATTTGCTTGAAtttaaaacaataatcaatttcattCTGATTTAATTGACAATAtgaatttaaattattcattatttttaacaacgagataactaatgatggaggagaaagaaaaaaatgaggaaaataaattccaataaaaaaggaggaagaagaggaggaggtagtAGTGTTGGTGACGATGAtaaccaaagaagaagaaaaagaacatgtagtaaaaagaagaaaaacgtgtaGCAACGACGCATAAAAAATGTGCGTCTATGAATATAAATGATTTATATAgacttatataaaataaaatgatttatATGTggagaataatatatatatatatatatatatatatatatatatatatatatatatatatatatatatatatgacaaacGGAGAAAACAGTCTGCAGCGGACACATACACATCGAGATCTCAGTCTCCAGCTTCCCCTCAAACttcacaaagaaagaaaaaaaagaagagacacAAAGAAATGCAAAACTCGGGttcaacagcagcagcagcagcagcaccaACGCCACCACAATCACAACAACATCAGTGGTCTTCAATTCTCACCTCAAAACCCATTTTCTCCACCCTCTTCTCACTCAGAGACCCTAAACCCACCAACAAGCCCACCCTCCTCCTCTACACTTTCCTAGCCATCTCACTCCTCTCCATCACCTTCATCTTCTCCCTCTGCACTTCCTCATCCTCCACGGGCCCACATTCCGGGCCTGACCCTTTCCTCTTCCCAGCCCACCAGGCCCACAACCACCGCATCATCTACGACTCTACCAAGGCCAACCCTCCCCCTCCCTCCATCGCTTACCTCATTTCCGGGTCACGCTCCGATTCGGGTCGGATCATCCGACTCCTCCTCGCCACCTACCATCCCCTCAACCAGTACCTCCTCCATCTCGACCCTTCCGCTTCCCACGCGGACCGCGAGCGCGTGGCTCTCACTGTCCAGTCGAACCCTATTTTCAAAGCCGCACAGAATGTTCATGTTATGGGGAAACCCGATTTCGCGTACCAGAAAGGATCCTCGCCCGTTTCGCTTGCGCTTCACGCAGCGTCGATACTGATTCGGTTGAACTTGAAGTGGGATTGGTTTGTTAGCCTTAGTGCTGATGCTTATCCGCTTGTTACCCAAGATGGTATGGTatggtgtatttttttttctgcatttGTGGCTCTTTCTTTGGGTTCGGTTATATGAATTggtgcattgatttttattttttttttattttttgtgtattgtCAGATCTTCTTCACATCATGTCATTCCTGCCTAAAGATATGAACTTTGTGAATCATTCAAGCTATATTGGCTGGAAAGAGTAAGCTAATCAGTTTAATGCGTTTATTGTTTTAAAATTGCATTATACTCACTAGTGTAGTGCCTATCGATTCACTCTttcaaatattaaatatgtatacaAATAATAAATGTTGGATTAGTTGAGTTTATAATTTAACTCAAAGGACTGGAATTCAAATCTTGGAAATTATATATAATGGAAGGTATTTTAGGAAAAAAAGTTACACATCAACACGTTCAAAATCCTCatattatatagtatatatatagaTACTCAATAGAAGTATAAGGGAAGCCTGGTACGAAGCATCCTGGATTATGGCGAGTCCGGAAAAGGACCATAGCCAAATGGGTTATAATGCAGGCCATCTAACTTGGCTAATTGGCTTCAATCCATGTCTTCGAGATTATATAAAGACAACTCAATTGTTGTTTCAAAGTTCTCCTTCTGTTAATTGAAATTTAGAAGGTAGGTAATTATCATGGTGAATAGTTTCTCGCCATGATCCCAAAACTAGCTTACATTATGAAGTTATTTTATGTTTGCTAGTGTGTGGAAATTGAGTCTTTTTTATTGTTTGTAGTGTTTTGGAGAAGGAATTTCAATTCTCAAGTGTTTGATGCTGAATGAACTATAGTCGTGATACTTATTTTTCATAGCTTTTAATGATGTAGGTCGAGGAGGTTGAGACCCATTATTGTTGATCCAGGCCTGTATCTTGCTGAAGGGACTGAAATGTTTTATGCCACTCAGAAGAGAGATCTCCCTAGTGCTTTCCGCGTTTTTACAGGTATGATTTTGTTGAATGCCTTTGCTCTGAGTCTGCATGTACTTTTAGCTTTTCATGTTATTGGTAATAGAGGCTATAAACTTCAACAtcaatagaaaaagatatgattgtgaTTGTTGTTAAACAACTGACATAATTTTCACTTAGATCGTGGTTGATGCTGCTATCTTCACAAACTGCAGCATCACAGTTTTTCTGAATGCACCTAAAGCTAAAGCTTATGCTAAAATAGTGATTTCATTTCCAATAAGGTGTATCTGGTGCAATGAAATTATGGAATTTTGCTTTCAGATACAGTAGAGGTGGAATAAAGGATAAATTAAAGTTCTGAAGGAAGCTTTGGAATCACATGGTTTCCATTTATGAACTGAAATAGTGTACGGAGAATGTGAGCTTAGCAAGATGAGCAGTAGAATCTGGTTAGAGATGAAAATTGGAAATGAAAACCATAAGCAAGTCACATACTGAAGTTATCTTGGTGCCCCGTGTACCCTACTATTAACTAGTGTCTGTTTATGTCTTTTTCAGTTTTGATGTACTATCTTTGAAGGGTGATTATCTGTTTTATCTTACATAATCCTGGCATGTTTAGGTCGTCTTCCTTGCCCCAACCATCATAAGTTACTTCTCTTAACTTATTTATATGAGTAATCTTATCTACTGCAGCATCCTCATCTGTGATATTCTTCTTTTTGGCTGTGATTGCAGTTCACTGCCTAGAATTCTGATCCATACAACATTGCGGGTTGAAACTCTGTTTCAATAAAAAAACTTTATCTTCGGCCAATTATATTAGAGTATAgattttaaactataaattagCTACTACTTAAATACTTGACATGTTAACTGATCCATTTTTGTTGCTCTTGTCCTTATCTAAACTTTACTTCAATTCCTTATCAATTTATGGGCTATTTTTGGGCTGTATCCTCAAGGTTAATCTCTCACTTTAGAGGAGCCAAATCCTTTGTTTTTGCCTTCTCTTCCGTGGTTTTCTCTTAATTGCTTAAATTACTTGATATTTTTTgtaccattttttaaaaaaagaattattatcatatatataatttcatcTAGCAATATTCTTTTTTCTTCGGAGATAGTTGTGTTAATTGTACTAACTCCTTTTTGTGTAGGTTCCTCTTTTTCTATCCTGACTCGCAGTTTTCTGGAGTTCTGCATCTTGGGAGCAGACAACCTCCCACGGCTACTGCTGATGTATTTTGCAAACACACCCTGGTCGCTGTCCAACTATTTCCCCTCTGTTCTTTGTAATTCACGTCAGTTCAACAGGACAGTCATAAATCAGAACTTATTATATGCTATGTATGACAACCGTCACATAAGTGATCCTCGACCGCTTAATTCCAGTGATTTTGATGACATGATTCGCAGCGGAGCTGCCTTTGCTCGGAAATTTCAACCAGATGATCCTGTGCTTGA
This genomic window contains:
- the LOC112789624 gene encoding beta-glucuronosyltransferase GlcAT14A, whose translation is MQNSGSTAAAAAAPTPPQSQQHQWSSILTSKPIFSTLFSLRDPKPTNKPTLLLYTFLAISLLSITFIFSLCTSSSSTGPHSGPDPFLFPAHQAHNHRIIYDSTKANPPPPSIAYLISGSRSDSGRIIRLLLATYHPLNQYLLHLDPSASHADRERVALTVQSNPIFKAAQNVHVMGKPDFAYQKGSSPVSLALHAASILIRLNLKWDWFVSLSADAYPLVTQDDLLHIMSFLPKDMNFVNHSSYIGWKESRRLRPIIVDPGLYLAEGTEMFYATQKRDLPSAFRVFTGSSFSILTRSFLEFCILGADNLPRLLLMYFANTPWSLSNYFPSVLCNSRQFNRTVINQNLLYAMYDNRHISDPRPLNSSDFDDMIRSGAAFARKFQPDDPVLDLIDQKLLRRSPGSVVPGGWCLGESGNSTCLTWGDANILRPGSGSQRIEKAIVKLLSNGTFRSHQCV